The following are from one region of the Nicotiana tomentosiformis chromosome 7, ASM39032v3, whole genome shotgun sequence genome:
- the LOC104099014 gene encoding U-box domain-containing protein 34-like isoform X1, with the protein MKVKVDGDGNGAPPSTAAAMVNVAVAVKSAEGKGSQRAVRWAVEKLLPKAHRFFLIHVMPTITAITTPSGESIPVNVLDDNVVEMYIEDMMAKCKEIFIPFKNLCKRKSVETVVLEGDNPATLLLQYVTQAGINALVLGSSSPSYFSRRQKDSGVPSVILKHAPESCDVYVVSSNGLVKNSFSPLLPTETEVHTINQQESNVSYAAMEFNRRASSLPDFTHLNSPAFAHGNSNIHFRSQQRYKQNVEEFTAGPEVVKGGHSSTCSEQSDIQAEMERMRLELQNTIAMYNQTCEHLIHAQNKVQLLSSECLEEARRVNAAQKREESLRKTAAEAKKKHVETEKEVRIARKLLAKEACERQIAELKALQQSLEKQKVVNALMSCDGRYRRLTREEIEVATDFFSESKMIGEGGYGKVYKGNLDHTPVAIKILHPDASQKKEEFLREVEVLSQLHHPNIVLLLGASPENGCLVYEYMENGSLEDYIFQGKNRPLPWFVRFRILFEVAYGLAFLHNSKPEPIVHRDLKPGNILLDKNYVSKIGDVGLAKIMSDIVPESITEYRDSIIAGTLAYMDPEYQRTGTLRPKSDLYAFGIIALQLLAACHPNGLIMKIEKAIDSNSLVNVLDKSVVDWPLIEAEELAKMALQCCKLRCRDRPDLETEVLPLLKKLFEFAEMHVKVEKNLIQAPSQYFCPILQEVMQNPHIAADGFTYEHRAIKAWIDRHNVSPVTKQRLQHKMLTPNHTLRLAIQDWRSHS; encoded by the exons ATGAAAGTGAAAGTCGACGGAGATGGTAACGGTGCTCCACCGTCAACTGCGGCGGCGATGGTCAACGTTGCGGTGGCAGTTAAGAGCGCCGAAGGGAAAGGCAGTCAACGAGCTGTCCGGTGGGCAGTAGAGAAGTTGTTGCCTAAAGCTCATCGCTTTTTCCTCATTCATGTCATGCCTACCATCACCGCTATTACAACTCCCT CAGGAGAGAGTATTCCAGTTAACGTACTTGATGACAATGTGGTGGAAATGTATATTGAGGATATGATGGCAAAATGTAAAGAGATATTTATCCCATTTAAGAATTTATGCAAAAGAAAAAGT GTTGAAACTGTGGTGCTGGAAGGGGATAATCCTGCAACACTGCTTCTACAATATGTAACACAGGCTGGGATTAATGCTCTAGTGTTGGGCTCTTCCTCTCCCAGTTACTTTTCCAG GAGGCAGAAGGATTCAGGCGTACCATCTGTTATCCTGAAGCATGCTCCTGAGTCTTGTGATGTTTATGTGGTGTCGTCAAATGGGCTTGTGAAAAACTCCTTTAGTCCCCTGTTACCTACTG AGACAGAAGTTCATACTATCAATCAACAAGAATCCAATGTGTCTTATGCCGCCATGGAATTTAATAGAAGAGCATCATCACTTCCAGACTTTACCCACCTGAATTCTCCAGCATTTGCACATGGGAACTCTAATATTCATTTCAGGTCTCAGCAAAGATATAAACAAAATGTAGAAGAATTTACAGCAGGTCCGGAGGTAGTCAAGGGTGGTCATTCTTCCACTTGTTCAGAGCAG TCAGACATTCAGGCTGAAATGGAACGAATGCGCTTAGAATTACAAAATACCATTGCAATGTACAACCAAACGTGTGAACATCTGATCCatgctcaaaacaag GTCCAACTACTTTCTTCTGAATGCCTTGAAGAAGCAAGAAGAGTGAATGCAGCCCAGAAAAGAGAAGAAAGCCTAAGGAAAACAGCTGCTGAAGCAAAGAAGAAGCATGTGGAAACTGAAAAGGAGGTCAGGATAGCAAGAAAGTTGCTCGCCAAAGAGGCTTGTGAGAGGCAGATAGCAGAGTTGAAGGCTCTCCAACAGTCTTTAGAAAAACAAAAGGTCGTCAATGCACTGATGTCATGTGATGGAAGGTATAGGAGGCTAACTAGAGAAGAGATTGAGGTGGCTACTGATTTCTTTTCTGAGTCTAAGATGATTGGCGAAGGAGGCTATGGGAAAGTTTACAAAGGCAACCTTGATCATACCCCTGTTGCCATCAAAATTCTTCATCCTGATGCATCACAAAAGAAAGAGGAATTTCTAAGAGAG GTTGAGGTTCTTAGCCAGTTGCATCACCCAAATATTGTTTTACTGCTTGGAGCCTCTCCAGAAAATGGCTGTCTTGTTTATGAGTATATGGAAAATGGAAGCCTGGAAGATTACATTTTCCAAGGAAAAAACAGACCTCTTCCCTGGTTTGTTCGATTCCGGATACTTTTTGAAGTGGCATACGGTCTTGCATTCTTGCACAACTCAAAGCCTGAGCCCATTGTTCATCGAGATCTAAAACCAGGAAACATACTGTTGGACAAAAATTATGTGAGTAAAATTGGAGATGTGGGTTTAGCAAAAATAATGTCAGATATTGTTCCGGAAAGTATTACCGAGTATAGGGACTCCATTATTGCTGGCACTCTTGCTTACATGGATCCGGAGTATCAAAGAACTGGCACCCTGAGACCTAAGTCTGATCTCTATGCTTTTGGAATAATAGCACTTCAACTATTGGCTGCTTGTCATCCTAATGGCCTTATCATGAAAATTGAAAAAGCTATAGATAGTAATTCGCTCGTGAATGTACTTGATAAGTCAGTTGTAGACTGGCCTTTGATTGAAGCAGAGGAGCTAGCTAAAATGGCACTACAATGCTGTAAGCTTAGATGTAGAGATAGACCAGATCTTGAGACTGAAGTTCTTCCACTTCTGAAAAAGCTTTTCGAATTTGCGGAAATGCATGTCAAGGTAGAGAAAAACCTTATCCAGGCACCTAGCCAGTACTTCTGTCCAATCCTTCAG GAAGTAATGCAAAACCCACATATAGCAGCAGATGGCTTTACATATGAGCATAGAGCAATAAAGGCATGGATCGACAGACATAACGTGTCACCTGTGACGAAACAGAGACTGCAGCACAAGATGCTTACCCCAAACCACACATTACGCCTTGCCATACAAGATTGGAGGTCACATTCTTAA
- the LOC104099014 gene encoding U-box domain-containing protein 34-like isoform X2: MYIEDMMAKCKEIFIPFKNLCKRKSVETVVLEGDNPATLLLQYVTQAGINALVLGSSSPSYFSRRQKDSGVPSVILKHAPESCDVYVVSSNGLVKNSFSPLLPTETEVHTINQQESNVSYAAMEFNRRASSLPDFTHLNSPAFAHGNSNIHFRSQQRYKQNVEEFTAGPEVVKGGHSSTCSEQSDIQAEMERMRLELQNTIAMYNQTCEHLIHAQNKVQLLSSECLEEARRVNAAQKREESLRKTAAEAKKKHVETEKEVRIARKLLAKEACERQIAELKALQQSLEKQKVVNALMSCDGRYRRLTREEIEVATDFFSESKMIGEGGYGKVYKGNLDHTPVAIKILHPDASQKKEEFLREVEVLSQLHHPNIVLLLGASPENGCLVYEYMENGSLEDYIFQGKNRPLPWFVRFRILFEVAYGLAFLHNSKPEPIVHRDLKPGNILLDKNYVSKIGDVGLAKIMSDIVPESITEYRDSIIAGTLAYMDPEYQRTGTLRPKSDLYAFGIIALQLLAACHPNGLIMKIEKAIDSNSLVNVLDKSVVDWPLIEAEELAKMALQCCKLRCRDRPDLETEVLPLLKKLFEFAEMHVKVEKNLIQAPSQYFCPILQEVMQNPHIAADGFTYEHRAIKAWIDRHNVSPVTKQRLQHKMLTPNHTLRLAIQDWRSHS, encoded by the exons ATGTATATTGAGGATATGATGGCAAAATGTAAAGAGATATTTATCCCATTTAAGAATTTATGCAAAAGAAAAAGT GTTGAAACTGTGGTGCTGGAAGGGGATAATCCTGCAACACTGCTTCTACAATATGTAACACAGGCTGGGATTAATGCTCTAGTGTTGGGCTCTTCCTCTCCCAGTTACTTTTCCAG GAGGCAGAAGGATTCAGGCGTACCATCTGTTATCCTGAAGCATGCTCCTGAGTCTTGTGATGTTTATGTGGTGTCGTCAAATGGGCTTGTGAAAAACTCCTTTAGTCCCCTGTTACCTACTG AGACAGAAGTTCATACTATCAATCAACAAGAATCCAATGTGTCTTATGCCGCCATGGAATTTAATAGAAGAGCATCATCACTTCCAGACTTTACCCACCTGAATTCTCCAGCATTTGCACATGGGAACTCTAATATTCATTTCAGGTCTCAGCAAAGATATAAACAAAATGTAGAAGAATTTACAGCAGGTCCGGAGGTAGTCAAGGGTGGTCATTCTTCCACTTGTTCAGAGCAG TCAGACATTCAGGCTGAAATGGAACGAATGCGCTTAGAATTACAAAATACCATTGCAATGTACAACCAAACGTGTGAACATCTGATCCatgctcaaaacaag GTCCAACTACTTTCTTCTGAATGCCTTGAAGAAGCAAGAAGAGTGAATGCAGCCCAGAAAAGAGAAGAAAGCCTAAGGAAAACAGCTGCTGAAGCAAAGAAGAAGCATGTGGAAACTGAAAAGGAGGTCAGGATAGCAAGAAAGTTGCTCGCCAAAGAGGCTTGTGAGAGGCAGATAGCAGAGTTGAAGGCTCTCCAACAGTCTTTAGAAAAACAAAAGGTCGTCAATGCACTGATGTCATGTGATGGAAGGTATAGGAGGCTAACTAGAGAAGAGATTGAGGTGGCTACTGATTTCTTTTCTGAGTCTAAGATGATTGGCGAAGGAGGCTATGGGAAAGTTTACAAAGGCAACCTTGATCATACCCCTGTTGCCATCAAAATTCTTCATCCTGATGCATCACAAAAGAAAGAGGAATTTCTAAGAGAG GTTGAGGTTCTTAGCCAGTTGCATCACCCAAATATTGTTTTACTGCTTGGAGCCTCTCCAGAAAATGGCTGTCTTGTTTATGAGTATATGGAAAATGGAAGCCTGGAAGATTACATTTTCCAAGGAAAAAACAGACCTCTTCCCTGGTTTGTTCGATTCCGGATACTTTTTGAAGTGGCATACGGTCTTGCATTCTTGCACAACTCAAAGCCTGAGCCCATTGTTCATCGAGATCTAAAACCAGGAAACATACTGTTGGACAAAAATTATGTGAGTAAAATTGGAGATGTGGGTTTAGCAAAAATAATGTCAGATATTGTTCCGGAAAGTATTACCGAGTATAGGGACTCCATTATTGCTGGCACTCTTGCTTACATGGATCCGGAGTATCAAAGAACTGGCACCCTGAGACCTAAGTCTGATCTCTATGCTTTTGGAATAATAGCACTTCAACTATTGGCTGCTTGTCATCCTAATGGCCTTATCATGAAAATTGAAAAAGCTATAGATAGTAATTCGCTCGTGAATGTACTTGATAAGTCAGTTGTAGACTGGCCTTTGATTGAAGCAGAGGAGCTAGCTAAAATGGCACTACAATGCTGTAAGCTTAGATGTAGAGATAGACCAGATCTTGAGACTGAAGTTCTTCCACTTCTGAAAAAGCTTTTCGAATTTGCGGAAATGCATGTCAAGGTAGAGAAAAACCTTATCCAGGCACCTAGCCAGTACTTCTGTCCAATCCTTCAG GAAGTAATGCAAAACCCACATATAGCAGCAGATGGCTTTACATATGAGCATAGAGCAATAAAGGCATGGATCGACAGACATAACGTGTCACCTGTGACGAAACAGAGACTGCAGCACAAGATGCTTACCCCAAACCACACATTACGCCTTGCCATACAAGATTGGAGGTCACATTCTTAA